The following are from one region of the Aquirufa lenticrescens genome:
- a CDS encoding MerC domain-containing protein, translating into MSNKKYKHLLPVEKVGVFLSLLCAIHCLALPLILFAAPYLASSIAFSPMAEWVLVIGSFGMALLLLWQDFRKHRKPMPLYFLGLAVLIKLVDTLVGMKSIEWIFGLSLGVFITLAYWFNYKHKTACTCKIK; encoded by the coding sequence ATGTCTAATAAAAAGTATAAGCACTTATTGCCAGTTGAAAAAGTGGGAGTTTTTCTCTCGCTTCTTTGTGCTATACATTGCCTTGCTTTGCCACTTATTCTATTTGCAGCACCTTATTTAGCTAGTTCTATTGCTTTTAGTCCTATGGCTGAATGGGTTTTGGTTATTGGTAGTTTTGGAATGGCATTGCTTCTATTATGGCAAGATTTCCGTAAACATAGAAAACCGATGCCTTTGTATTTTTTGGGATTAGCGGTATTGATTAAATTAGTGGATACGTTGGTTGGGATGAAGTCGATTGAATGGATTTTTGGCCTATCATTAGGTGTCTTTATTACCTTAGCCTATTGGTTTAATTACAAGCATAAAACGGCTTGTACCTGCAAAATCAAGTAG
- the gatB gene encoding Asp-tRNA(Asn)/Glu-tRNA(Gln) amidotransferase subunit GatB, with protein MSISYQPVIGLEIHAQLQTNSKIFASDPVLFGQEANTLISPISLGHPGTLPYLNKKVVEFAIKMGLAIGSKIAPQQYFDRKNYFYPDLPKGYQITQDKTPICVGGSVLVHLKEGDKRMEFHHIHLEEDAGKSVHEGDNPFSFLDYNRAGTPLIEMVTEPTIHSSEEAFALVSEVRKLVRYLGVCDGNMEEGSLRADVNVSIRPAGTTTLGTKVEIKNMNSLRNIQRAIEHEIVRQTKVLNEGGTLIQETRTFDAHTGTTHSMRVKETMNDYRYFPEPDLAPLEISETWLQEIKAAMPLLPWEQEQKLVKEFGLPAYDAHFLADTREMAIYFEEAASYSKAYKSISNWLMGPVKSHLNEKNQTITDFELSPKTLAELVDLVESGKLTHNLAAHQLFPLAIENPSKSPLQIVEEQGWLNAQLGDELNTWVQEAIAAYPDKVKEYQKGKKGLIALFIGEVMKKSKGTADPKRVNQLMSEELAKA; from the coding sequence GTGAGCATTTCCTATCAACCCGTTATTGGCCTTGAAATTCATGCACAGTTACAGACGAACTCGAAGATTTTCGCGAGTGACCCTGTGCTTTTTGGTCAAGAAGCAAACACCTTAATTTCCCCTATTTCGTTAGGTCATCCAGGGACACTCCCTTATTTGAACAAAAAGGTGGTGGAGTTTGCTATAAAGATGGGTTTAGCGATTGGTTCTAAAATTGCCCCCCAGCAGTATTTTGATCGTAAGAATTATTTTTATCCAGACCTTCCTAAGGGATATCAAATTACACAGGATAAAACGCCTATTTGCGTAGGTGGTTCGGTTTTGGTTCATCTGAAAGAAGGGGATAAGAGAATGGAGTTTCACCACATTCACCTAGAAGAGGATGCAGGTAAATCGGTTCATGAGGGAGATAACCCCTTTAGTTTTTTGGACTATAATAGAGCTGGAACGCCCTTAATAGAGATGGTGACAGAACCGACTATCCATTCCTCCGAAGAAGCTTTTGCCTTAGTCTCTGAGGTACGTAAATTAGTGCGCTACCTTGGGGTTTGTGATGGAAATATGGAAGAAGGCTCTTTGCGAGCGGATGTTAACGTTTCGATTCGCCCAGCAGGGACGACTACCTTAGGTACGAAAGTGGAGATTAAGAATATGAACTCTCTTCGCAATATTCAACGGGCGATTGAGCACGAAATCGTTCGTCAAACGAAGGTGTTAAACGAAGGTGGAACGTTAATTCAAGAAACGAGGACTTTTGATGCTCATACGGGAACCACGCATTCTATGCGGGTGAAAGAGACGATGAATGATTACCGGTATTTCCCTGAGCCTGATTTGGCACCTTTGGAGATATCAGAAACTTGGTTGCAAGAAATAAAAGCGGCTATGCCTTTATTGCCTTGGGAACAAGAGCAAAAGTTAGTGAAAGAATTTGGCTTACCTGCTTATGATGCACACTTCTTAGCGGATACGCGTGAAATGGCGATCTATTTTGAAGAGGCTGCGTCCTATTCTAAAGCGTATAAATCGATTTCGAACTGGCTAATGGGGCCTGTGAAGTCCCATTTGAACGAAAAAAATCAAACGATTACAGATTTTGAGTTAAGCCCGAAGACTTTGGCTGAATTAGTGGATTTAGTTGAGTCGGGGAAGTTGACACATAATTTGGCGGCGCATCAATTATTTCCTTTGGCCATTGAAAATCCTAGTAAATCGCCTTTACAGATTGTTGAGGAGCAGGGTTGGTTGAACGCACAATTGGGTGATGAATTAAATACTTGGGTGCAGGAAGCAATCGCGGCCTACCCAGATAAAGTGAAGGAATACCAAAAAGGAAAGAAAGGATTGATCGCCTTGTTCATCGGAGAAGTGATGAAGAAATCGAAGGGAACCGCCGATCCTAAGCGTGTGAATCAATTAATGTCAGAAGAACTAGCGAAAGCATAA
- a CDS encoding TlpA family protein disulfide reductase, which translates to MRLIGIILLFATAIQAQNFELRVEAKTVVPGKKIYLEYINELGKMVKIDSASPSAQRKVIFKGKVKDQGAFYLLNFFDTPKPQKVLVILEGGETIDIVADGINDEEGKSSFTMKGDYPNVKFMLELMAISKEMEVKVRKWNQEIQLDQKQEKRIQAEFTQAQTASTNRIKALIPQMGSHLVALWATNFLPAEKEMASLMEIADRLGKARPNHPQVQQFVTNLQRLQGVNEGAMAPEINLATPEGPNLALSSLRGKYVLIDFWASWCGPCRRENPNVVKTYAAYKDRGFEIFGVSLDQNREAWLKAIETDKLVWKHVSDLQYWNSAGAQAYQVNSIPQTFLVDPVGRIIAKGLRGAALDQYLAKLFETK; encoded by the coding sequence ATGAGATTAATCGGAATCATATTGTTATTTGCGACCGCCATTCAGGCTCAAAATTTTGAGTTACGCGTCGAAGCAAAGACGGTAGTTCCGGGTAAAAAAATCTATTTAGAATACATTAATGAGTTGGGCAAGATGGTTAAGATCGACTCAGCAAGTCCATCTGCTCAACGTAAAGTGATTTTTAAAGGGAAGGTAAAAGACCAAGGGGCTTTCTACTTGTTGAATTTTTTTGATACGCCTAAGCCACAAAAAGTATTGGTCATTTTAGAGGGAGGGGAAACGATTGATATCGTCGCAGATGGAATCAATGATGAGGAGGGCAAGAGTTCCTTTACGATGAAAGGGGATTACCCTAATGTAAAATTTATGCTTGAATTGATGGCTATTTCGAAGGAAATGGAGGTCAAAGTCCGCAAGTGGAACCAAGAGATTCAATTGGATCAAAAGCAAGAGAAACGTATTCAAGCGGAGTTTACTCAAGCTCAAACCGCTAGCACGAATAGGATCAAAGCGCTGATTCCGCAGATGGGGAGTCATTTAGTCGCGCTTTGGGCAACGAATTTTTTGCCTGCGGAGAAAGAGATGGCTTCGCTGATGGAAATTGCGGATAGGTTAGGGAAGGCTAGACCGAATCATCCACAGGTGCAGCAATTTGTTACGAATTTACAGCGATTACAGGGAGTGAATGAAGGGGCAATGGCTCCGGAGATTAATTTAGCGACGCCTGAAGGGCCTAATTTGGCCTTAAGCTCTCTACGTGGGAAATATGTGTTGATTGATTTTTGGGCAAGTTGGTGCGGTCCTTGCCGCCGGGAGAATCCGAATGTAGTGAAGACGTATGCTGCCTATAAAGATCGAGGGTTTGAGATTTTTGGGGTGAGTTTAGATCAAAACAGGGAGGCCTGGCTGAAGGCAATCGAAACAGATAAATTAGTCTGGAAACACGTATCTGATTTACAATATTGGAACTCTGCAGGTGCGCAAGCGTACCAGGTAAACTCCATTCCACAGACTTTCTTAGTCGATCCTGTAGGTCGAATTATAGCTAAAGGATTGAGAGGGGCGGCTTTGGACCAGTATTTAGCCAAACTATTTGAAACAAAGTAA
- the proC gene encoding pyrroline-5-carboxylate reductase, with amino-acid sequence MKIAIIGCGNMGMAFANSFIQYNLVSKEELILIEKNKERGDILQEQKAGIVVDTISEKVAVADLIILSVKPQDYPSVSAELARFIQPNQIILSIMAGIPIANIQASLSHDLVVRAMPNTPALLGMGMTAFAAASAVGMSDIRKVENLINSTGRAVFLEEEGLLDAVTGLSGSGPAYFFYLIKAMIDAGVQMGFEPAMASLLVKQTMLGSYHLMQTSDKTLDELIQAVASKGGTTEAALKTFQENLVAEGLQKGIIAAKDRAKELAN; translated from the coding sequence ATGAAAATAGCGATCATTGGTTGTGGAAATATGGGTATGGCATTCGCCAATTCCTTCATTCAATATAATTTGGTTTCCAAAGAGGAACTCATTCTGATCGAAAAGAATAAAGAGCGCGGCGATATTCTGCAAGAGCAAAAAGCGGGGATCGTAGTTGATACGATTTCGGAGAAAGTGGCCGTGGCTGATTTGATTATCTTATCGGTGAAGCCTCAAGATTATCCATCTGTCTCCGCAGAATTAGCTCGATTTATCCAGCCTAATCAGATCATATTGTCTATTATGGCGGGTATTCCGATTGCGAATATCCAGGCTAGTTTATCACATGATTTAGTGGTTAGGGCTATGCCGAATACGCCTGCACTGTTAGGCATGGGGATGACGGCTTTTGCGGCTGCTTCCGCTGTAGGGATGTCGGATATTCGGAAGGTGGAAAACCTAATCAATTCAACGGGTCGTGCGGTATTCCTAGAGGAAGAAGGCTTATTGGATGCAGTGACTGGTTTGAGCGGTAGTGGTCCAGCGTATTTCTTCTATTTGATTAAAGCAATGATTGATGCCGGTGTTCAGATGGGCTTTGAACCAGCGATGGCGTCTCTTTTAGTTAAGCAGACGATGCTAGGTTCCTATCATTTAATGCAAACCAGCGATAAGACTTTGGATGAATTAATTCAAGCGGTTGCCTCGAAAGGGGGAACGACTGAAGCTGCGTTGAAGACTTTCCAAGAAAATTTAGTGGCAGAAGGATTGCAAAAAGGAATTATTGCGGCAAAGGATCGTGCCAAAGAATTAGCCAATTAA
- the mutL gene encoding DNA mismatch repair endonuclease MutL, giving the protein MHNLIKMLPDAIANQIAAGEVVQRPASVVKELMENSIDAGASFVQLIVKEAGKVSIQVIDDGKGMSPQDAIMSFERHATSKISKAEDLFAIRTMGFRGEALASIASVAQVELKTRREEDELGSLLRMEASVLKANEQVAAPKGTSILVKNLFYNIPARRNFLKSNPVEMRHILDEFQRIALANPEIKFSLIQNEQETYSLPVEKLGKRIVDLFGKTYREQLAACEENTNYVSIKGYVGRPEYAKKTRGEQFFFVNNRFIKSSYLHHAVMSAYERLVPEGTFPFYVLFLTLDPAHIDINVHPTKTEIKFDDERSIYAILQAAIRKTLSLNHLIPSLDFDANVNFRNPGGAPAPTGSIPSFSGSNSPRPVQDAWKKLYEGLNDNIEAFERGDVAEPTTNLFSEPATTIQSKANTWTSDSSTHTNFQVIQILNKFLVVTLSGGMLLIDQKKAYQRILFDQFSENLVKKNGVSQQLLFPQILRINPTDAVLVEEILGDITDLGFGLTKDAEENYWIQGVPAGIGEEDGQNLLEGILEQVKNEASDLGQNHSEKIARILANRAAIRYQSKKLLAEEMSALVEQLFASTNPSYSPNGEIISRQLNEAEIGQLIG; this is encoded by the coding sequence ATGCACAATCTGATCAAAATGCTTCCTGATGCTATCGCAAATCAAATTGCGGCAGGTGAGGTGGTACAGCGACCAGCCTCTGTGGTAAAGGAACTGATGGAAAACTCGATTGACGCAGGCGCAAGCTTCGTGCAATTAATCGTGAAGGAAGCGGGAAAAGTCAGTATTCAGGTCATCGATGATGGCAAGGGAATGTCGCCACAAGATGCAATTATGTCTTTTGAACGACATGCCACTTCCAAGATTAGCAAGGCTGAAGACCTGTTTGCGATTCGCACGATGGGATTCAGAGGGGAGGCTTTGGCCTCTATCGCCTCAGTAGCCCAGGTGGAATTGAAAACACGCCGGGAAGAAGACGAGCTCGGCAGTTTGTTGCGCATGGAAGCCTCCGTATTAAAGGCGAATGAACAAGTGGCCGCCCCTAAAGGCACGTCAATTCTTGTCAAAAACCTGTTCTACAACATCCCAGCGCGTCGTAATTTCTTAAAATCTAACCCCGTGGAAATGCGCCATATTTTGGACGAGTTCCAACGTATCGCGTTAGCCAACCCAGAAATCAAATTCTCCTTAATCCAAAACGAACAAGAAACCTATTCCCTTCCTGTTGAAAAACTGGGCAAGAGAATCGTGGACTTGTTTGGCAAAACCTACCGAGAACAATTAGCCGCTTGCGAGGAAAACACCAACTACGTCAGCATCAAAGGCTACGTGGGCCGTCCAGAATACGCTAAGAAAACACGCGGTGAGCAATTCTTCTTTGTGAACAATCGATTCATCAAGAGTTCGTATTTGCACCACGCAGTGATGAGCGCATATGAACGTTTAGTTCCCGAAGGCACCTTCCCTTTCTATGTCTTGTTTTTAACGCTAGATCCTGCGCACATTGATATCAATGTGCACCCTACAAAAACGGAGATCAAGTTTGATGATGAACGATCGATCTATGCCATTTTGCAAGCAGCCATTCGGAAGACACTTAGTTTAAATCATCTAATTCCATCGCTCGATTTCGATGCGAACGTAAACTTCCGTAATCCTGGTGGGGCTCCGGCACCTACGGGCTCGATTCCTTCGTTTTCAGGCTCGAATTCCCCTCGTCCTGTTCAAGATGCTTGGAAGAAGCTTTACGAGGGCTTAAATGACAATATTGAAGCTTTTGAACGAGGTGATGTAGCTGAGCCGACAACGAATTTATTCAGTGAGCCGGCCACAACAATTCAAAGCAAGGCCAACACGTGGACTTCGGACAGTTCTACGCACACCAATTTCCAAGTCATTCAGATATTGAATAAGTTTTTGGTGGTGACCCTGTCTGGCGGAATGTTGCTCATTGACCAGAAGAAGGCCTACCAGCGAATCTTGTTTGATCAGTTCTCCGAGAATTTGGTGAAGAAGAATGGCGTTTCTCAACAATTATTATTCCCGCAGATTCTCCGGATTAATCCGACAGATGCTGTCTTAGTGGAGGAAATCCTAGGCGATATTACCGATTTAGGTTTTGGGCTTACAAAGGATGCAGAAGAAAATTACTGGATTCAGGGGGTGCCGGCCGGAATAGGTGAGGAAGATGGTCAGAATTTATTAGAGGGAATTTTAGAACAAGTGAAGAATGAGGCGTCAGATTTAGGCCAAAACCACTCCGAAAAAATCGCACGCATTCTGGCAAACCGTGCGGCGATTCGATATCAGTCGAAGAAACTGTTAGCAGAAGAAATGTCTGCCTTAGTGGAGCAATTGTTTGCGAGCACAAACCCCTCTTATTCTCCGAATGGCGAGATTATCAGCCGTCAATTAAATGAGGCTGAAATCGGTCAATTAATTGGCTAA
- the rplL gene encoding 50S ribosomal protein L7/L12: MADLKAFAEQLVNLTVKEVNELATILKDEYGIEPAAAGAVMVAGPAAGGAEGGDAAAEKSSFDVILKAAGPNKLAIVKLVKDLTGLGLKEAKDVVDAAPKAVKEGVSKDEAEGLKKSLEEAGAEVELK, encoded by the coding sequence ATGGCAGATTTAAAAGCGTTCGCTGAACAATTAGTGAACTTAACTGTAAAAGAAGTAAACGAATTAGCTACTATCCTTAAGGATGAGTATGGTATCGAACCAGCTGCTGCTGGTGCTGTTATGGTTGCAGGTCCTGCAGCTGGTGGCGCTGAAGGTGGTGATGCTGCTGCTGAGAAATCATCTTTTGATGTAATCTTAAAAGCTGCTGGTCCTAACAAATTAGCGATCGTAAAATTAGTAAAAGACTTAACTGGTTTAGGTTTGAAAGAAGCGAAAGATGTAGTTGATGCTGCACCGAAAGCTGTTAAAGAAGGTGTATCTAAAGACGAAGCTGAAGGTTTGAAAAAATCTTTAGAAGAAGCTGGTGCTGAAGTTGAATTGAAGTAA
- the rplJ gene encoding 50S ribosomal protein L10, with product MTREEKNQIIDELSEKFAATPYFYIASTAGLTVAEANQFRSLCFQRGVEYKVFKNTLISKALAKTGTDYSSLDAEVLTGMSGIIFATENAKVPAKLIKDFRKEAGKDKIAFKAASIEGGIYIGEGQLTALENIKSKNEMIGEVIGLLQSPAKNVVSALLSGEKKLAGIVKTLSERPE from the coding sequence ATGACAAGAGAAGAAAAAAATCAGATTATTGATGAGTTGAGCGAAAAGTTCGCTGCGACTCCGTACTTCTACATTGCAAGTACAGCCGGTTTAACTGTAGCCGAAGCTAATCAATTCCGTAGCCTTTGTTTTCAGAGAGGTGTTGAGTACAAAGTATTCAAAAACACATTAATCTCTAAAGCATTAGCTAAAACGGGAACAGATTATTCCTCTTTAGATGCAGAAGTTTTGACAGGAATGTCAGGTATCATTTTCGCAACTGAAAATGCTAAAGTACCTGCAAAATTGATCAAAGACTTCCGTAAAGAAGCTGGAAAAGACAAAATTGCATTCAAGGCTGCGTCTATCGAAGGTGGTATCTATATTGGCGAAGGTCAATTGACAGCACTAGAGAACATCAAGTCGAAAAACGAGATGATTGGCGAAGTTATTGGCTTATTACAATCGCCTGCTAAAAATGTTGTTTCAGCATTATTAAGCGGTGAGAAGAAATTAGCTGGTATCGTGAAGACTTTGTCTGAGCGCCCTGAGTAA
- the rplA gene encoding 50S ribosomal protein L1: protein MAKLTKKIKEALSKYDATQAYSLEKAAEILKEISYTKFDASVDIDVRLGVDPRKADQMVRGVVALPHGTGKDVRVLVLCTPDKAEEAKAAGADHVGLDDYIAKIESGWTDIDVIITMPTVMAKLGRLGRVLGPRGLMPNPKSGTVTLEVGKAVNEVKAGKIDFKVDKTGIIHTSIGKVSFGADKIVDNALEVINTLIKLKPSSAKGTYVKSINLSSTMSPGIIIDKGTVAGL, encoded by the coding sequence ATGGCAAAACTTACGAAGAAAATAAAGGAAGCCCTTTCAAAATACGATGCAACGCAAGCGTATTCGCTTGAGAAAGCAGCGGAGATTTTGAAAGAAATTTCTTATACAAAATTCGATGCCTCAGTGGATATTGATGTCCGCTTAGGAGTAGATCCCCGCAAAGCGGACCAAATGGTTCGTGGCGTGGTTGCCCTACCTCACGGAACCGGGAAAGACGTACGTGTACTTGTACTATGTACGCCCGATAAAGCAGAGGAGGCAAAAGCAGCCGGTGCTGATCACGTAGGATTAGATGATTACATTGCAAAAATCGAGAGCGGCTGGACCGATATCGACGTAATCATTACTATGCCGACTGTGATGGCAAAATTAGGCCGTTTGGGACGTGTTTTAGGACCTCGCGGTCTGATGCCTAATCCAAAGTCAGGTACTGTAACTTTGGAAGTAGGAAAAGCAGTAAACGAAGTAAAAGCTGGTAAAATCGACTTTAAAGTTGATAAAACTGGTATCATCCATACCTCTATCGGTAAGGTGTCCTTCGGAGCTGATAAAATTGTAGATAACGCTTTAGAAGTAATCAACACGTTGATTAAATTAAAGCCGTCTTCTGCAAAGGGAACTTATGTTAAATCGATCAACTTGTCATCGACAATGTCTCCGGGCATTATCATCGATAAGGGAACTGTAGCTGGATTGTAA
- the rplK gene encoding 50S ribosomal protein L11, with translation MAKEIAGYVKLQCKGGQANPSPPIGPALGSKGLNIMEFCKQFNARTQDKNGVVLPVLITYYADKSFDFVVKTPPAPILLLEAAKVKSGSAQPNLKKVGSVTWDQVRVIAETKMPDLNCFTVEAAMSMIAGTARSMGITVSGDKPF, from the coding sequence ATGGCAAAAGAAATAGCTGGCTACGTAAAGCTTCAATGCAAAGGTGGCCAAGCCAATCCTTCACCACCCATCGGTCCTGCTTTAGGTTCGAAAGGATTAAATATCATGGAGTTCTGTAAGCAATTCAATGCGAGAACTCAAGATAAGAACGGCGTAGTATTGCCGGTCCTAATTACTTATTACGCAGACAAATCGTTTGATTTCGTTGTAAAAACTCCTCCTGCACCAATCTTGTTATTGGAAGCAGCGAAGGTTAAATCTGGTTCAGCTCAACCTAACTTGAAAAAGGTAGGTTCTGTAACTTGGGATCAAGTACGCGTTATCGCGGAAACTAAGATGCCAGATTTAAACTGTTTTACAGTTGAAGCAGCAATGAGTATGATTGCTGGAACGGCTCGATCAATGGGAATTACTGTTTCTGGTGATAAACCGTTCTGA
- the nusG gene encoding transcription termination/antitermination protein NusG → MAETKWYVLRAISGQEKKVKTYMENELARQGVSDSVPQILIPTEKIYEIRKGKKVIREKNLFPGYILVEADLAGEVSHILTSTPGVIGFLQANNEEVEVTKVEGGKVKKTKVIVKKPVPINQAEVNRILGKVDESAAVEEFASVTFIKGETVRVIDGPFATFEGTVEEIHENTKKLSVMVKIFGRNTPLELNYAQVEK, encoded by the coding sequence ATGGCAGAGACTAAATGGTATGTGTTGAGAGCAATCTCAGGACAAGAGAAGAAGGTAAAGACCTATATGGAGAACGAATTAGCACGTCAAGGCGTGTCAGATTCAGTTCCTCAAATTCTTATTCCTACAGAAAAGATTTACGAAATCCGTAAAGGAAAAAAAGTGATTCGCGAGAAGAACTTGTTCCCTGGATATATCTTAGTAGAAGCAGATTTAGCTGGAGAGGTTAGCCATATCTTAACTTCGACACCTGGCGTTATTGGTTTCTTGCAAGCAAATAATGAAGAAGTAGAAGTAACTAAGGTTGAAGGCGGAAAAGTAAAGAAAACGAAAGTAATCGTTAAGAAGCCTGTACCTATTAACCAAGCTGAAGTAAATCGCATCTTAGGTAAAGTCGATGAATCAGCTGCGGTAGAAGAATTTGCTTCAGTTACCTTCATTAAAGGTGAAACGGTTCGCGTAATTGACGGTCCATTCGCCACTTTCGAAGGAACGGTAGAAGAGATTCACGAAAACACGAAGAAATTATCCGTTATGGTTAAGATCTTTGGACGTAACACACCACTTGAATTGAACTACGCTCAAGTAGAAAAATAA
- the secE gene encoding preprotein translocase subunit SecE, protein MSKSTSLIKESWTEVTENVTWPAFSDLQSSSVLVLVASLIFALLVGAVDLVFKSGLDLFYTSF, encoded by the coding sequence ATGAGCAAATCAACATCATTGATCAAAGAATCATGGACAGAAGTAACAGAAAACGTTACTTGGCCCGCATTCTCTGACTTACAGTCGAGTTCTGTGTTAGTTTTGGTGGCTTCTTTAATCTTCGCCCTTTTAGTAGGTGCGGTTGATTTAGTCTTCAAATCTGGTTTGGATTTATTTTATACTTCATTTTAA
- a CDS encoding NIPSNAP family protein, translated as MKKLLFLLLLCSFAVSAQEYYEIRTYQMKFKGNTALLESYLSKALIPALNSYGVSKVGVFKDYGKPEPGIVVVAIPFSSLASYAGYKDALEKNATYQEAAKAYFENVGLDKPMFEKISTYLAKGFAGHPSLKLPITNPGRIYEWRTYEAYNEDALKRKIAMFNDEELKIFDTVGLHNVFFGEVLAGENTPCLSYMVSFENMAERDANWAKFQANPDWKRISADAKYANSHSRTVRKFLEPTSYSQW; from the coding sequence ATGAAAAAATTACTCTTTTTACTCCTTTTGTGCAGCTTTGCCGTTTCCGCACAAGAATATTATGAAATCAGAACCTATCAAATGAAGTTCAAAGGAAATACGGCTCTTTTAGAATCCTATCTTTCCAAAGCCTTAATTCCTGCACTTAACTCTTATGGGGTTTCCAAGGTGGGCGTATTCAAAGATTATGGAAAGCCAGAACCAGGTATTGTGGTAGTAGCTATCCCTTTCTCTTCTCTTGCCTCTTATGCGGGATACAAAGATGCGCTAGAGAAAAATGCCACCTATCAAGAGGCAGCGAAAGCTTATTTTGAGAATGTAGGACTAGACAAACCGATGTTCGAGAAGATCTCGACGTATCTTGCCAAAGGCTTTGCAGGGCACCCTTCCTTGAAATTGCCTATCACTAATCCAGGTCGTATCTACGAATGGAGAACCTATGAGGCATACAACGAAGATGCTTTGAAGCGTAAAATTGCGATGTTTAATGACGAAGAATTGAAGATCTTTGACACGGTAGGTTTACATAATGTATTCTTTGGAGAGGTACTTGCTGGTGAAAACACCCCTTGCTTAAGCTACATGGTTTCCTTTGAAAATATGGCAGAACGCGATGCCAATTGGGCAAAATTTCAAGCAAATCCAGATTGGAAACGTATTTCTGCTGATGCCAAATACGCGAATAGCCATTCTAGAACGGTGCGAAAATTCTTAGAACCTACGAGCTATTCTCAGTGGTAA
- the tuf gene encoding elongation factor Tu: MAKENFDRSKPHVNIGTIGHVDHGKTTLTAAITKVLSEKGLAEKKDFSSIDSAPEEKERGITINTAHVEYSTANRHYAHVDCPGHADYVKNMVTGAAQMDGAILVVAATDGPMPQTREHILLARQVGVPQLVVFMNKVDMVDDPELLELVEMEIRELLSFYEFDGDNIPVIQGSALGGLNGDGKWVATIEALMEAVDSWIPLPKRDVDKAFLMPVEDVFSITGRGTVATGKIETGVINSGEAVDILGMGAENLKSVVTGVEMFRKILDRGEAGDNVGLLLRGIEKTDIRRGMVICKPGSVKPHTKFKAEVYILSKEEGGRHTPFFNKYRPQFYFRTTDVTGEITLPAGVEMCMPGDNLTIDVTLLNAVAMDKGLRFAIREGGRTVGAGQVTEILD; the protein is encoded by the coding sequence ATGGCAAAAGAGAATTTTGACCGAAGTAAACCCCACGTTAACATTGGTACGATTGGCCACGTTGACCACGGTAAAACAACCTTGACAGCTGCTATCACTAAAGTTCTTTCTGAAAAAGGTCTTGCTGAGAAAAAAGATTTCTCTTCCATTGACTCTGCTCCAGAAGAAAAAGAACGTGGTATCACGATCAACACAGCGCACGTAGAATACTCTACTGCTAACCGTCACTACGCACACGTTGACTGCCCAGGTCACGCGGATTACGTGAAGAACATGGTAACTGGTGCTGCACAAATGGACGGTGCTATCTTAGTAGTTGCTGCTACAGATGGTCCGATGCCACAAACTCGTGAGCACATCCTTTTGGCTCGCCAAGTAGGTGTACCTCAATTGGTAGTTTTCATGAACAAAGTGGACATGGTAGACGATCCAGAATTATTAGAATTAGTTGAAATGGAGATCCGTGAGCTTCTTTCATTCTACGAATTCGATGGCGATAACATTCCAGTAATCCAAGGATCTGCTTTAGGTGGATTGAACGGAGATGGTAAGTGGGTAGCTACAATCGAAGCGTTAATGGAGGCAGTAGATTCTTGGATTCCACTTCCTAAGCGTGATGTTGATAAAGCATTCTTGATGCCAGTTGAAGACGTATTCTCGATCACAGGTCGTGGTACTGTAGCAACAGGTAAAATTGAGACTGGTGTTATTAACTCAGGTGAAGCAGTTGATATCTTAGGTATGGGAGCTGAAAACTTGAAATCAGTTGTAACTGGTGTTGAGATGTTCCGTAAGATCTTAGATCGCGGTGAAGCTGGTGATAACGTAGGTTTATTGTTACGTGGTATTGAGAAAACTGATATCCGTCGTGGTATGGTAATCTGTAAGCCAGGTTCAGTGAAGCCTCACACTAAATTCAAAGCAGAGGTTTATATCTTGTCAAAAGAAGAAGGTGGACGTCACACTCCATTCTTTAACAAATACCGTCCACAATTCTACTTCCGTACGACAGACGTAACAGGTGAAATCACTTTACCTGCAGGAGTTGAAATGTGTATGCCTGGTGATAACTTAACAATTGATGTTACGTTATTGAACGCAGTAGCTATGGACAAAGGTTTACGTTTCGCGATTCGTGAAGGTGGCCGTACTGTAGGTGCAGGTCAGGTAACTGAAATCTTAGACTAA